The following are encoded in a window of Lampris incognitus isolate fLamInc1 chromosome 15, fLamInc1.hap2, whole genome shotgun sequence genomic DNA:
- the LOC130125320 gene encoding serine/threonine-protein kinase PAK 6-like, with the protein MFRHKKKRRPEISAPRDFEHRVHTSYDAARGCYVGLPTQWQGIIETLRRPKPLVDPSRITHVDLKPKKTIVRGSFIGHDDYISHIIAEMTRLSVSSSNSLRRSSPSARRRARSMGRLGELTEDVSYQYQEINQKNCRSATYWQDRIRQVRSESGSPKLSGKKSTTLPVDGALPRAKSSYTMNICPAEEKVLQRTSLTRAQYIRSKGAGLIDAPQQTSGEFLKECMVRQRPTSCHYNLQTLETNARVNLGLKPAVNHLPDLLSSSKDTKRHQSSYDLRVKTSMSSLVSPLPPPNGTSSPITGRGLTHRPRRSSSSYTIGISPAVRLGQADCKLPLQDSPSQPRPTPTGSTAATVARSCPSIRPSPSREAQPPKVTHEQFKAALQMVVDKGDPRTTLENFVKIGEGSTGVVCIARECHSGRQVAVKMMDLRKQQRRELLFNEVVIMRDYRHQNVVEMYRSALVGEELWVIMEYLQGGALTNIVNETRLSEEQIATVCEGVLQALSYLHSQGVIHRDIKSDSILLTLDGRIKLSDFGFCAQICKDVPKRKSLVGTPYWMAPEVVSKIPYGTEVDVWSLGIMVVEMVDGEPPYFSETPVAAMKKLRDDPPPTIKNTQRISPVLKDFLGCMLTRDTKQRASASSLLEHPFFLQAGTPQCLVPLVEQYRKRMSRC; encoded by the exons ATGTTCCGGCATAAGAAGAAACGGCGCCCGGAGATTTCGGCCCCCCGGGACTTTGAGCACCGTGTGCACACGTCGTATGACGCGGCGCGGGGCTGCTACGTGGGCCTGCCCACCCAGTGGCAGGGTATCATCGAAACCCTGAGGAGACCCAAACCGCTGGTGGACCCGTCCAGAATCACCCACGTAGACCTGAAACCAAAGAAG ACTATTGTCCGTGGGAGTTTCATCGGACACGATGACTACATCTCCCACATCATCGCCGAGATGACCCGCCTGTCCGTCTCCAGCTCCAACTCACTGCGGCGTAGCAGCCCATCTGCACGGAGACGAGCACGGTCCATGGGCAGACTGGGCGAGCTCACCGAGGACGTCTCCTATCAGTACCAGGAGATCAACCAGAAGAACTGCAGGAGTGCCACCTATTGGCAGGATCGGATCCGACAGGTCCGCAGCGAGAGCGGAAGCCCAAAGCTGAGCGGCAAGAAAAGCACCACATTGCCAGTCGACGGGGCTCTGCCCCGGGCCAAGTCCTCCTACACCATGAACATCTGCCCAGCTGAGGAGAAGGTCCTTCAGAGGACCAGTCTTACCAGGGCTCAGTACATCCGCAGCAAAGGGGCAGGACTGATTGATGCCCCGCAGCAAACCAGCGGAGAATTTCTGAAGGAGTGTATGGTCCGGCAGAGACCCACCTCCTGCCATTACAACCTGCAGACTCTGGAGACCAACGCCAGGGTCAACCTGGGGCTGAAACCAGCTGTCAATCATCTTCCAGACCTGCTGTCTTCCTCCAAGGACACCAAGAGACATCAATCATCCTATGACCTAAGGGTAAAAACTAGT ATGAGCTCTTtagtctctcctcttcctcctccaaatGGCACCAGCAGCCCGATAACAGGCCGAGGGTTGACGCACCGACCACGCCGGTCTTCTTCCAGCTACACTATCGGAATCTCGCCAgccgtcagactgggtcaggctGACTGCAAACTCCCCCTGCAGGACAGTCCCTCCCAGCCCCGGCCCACTCCCACTGGCTCCACTGCTGCCACCGTGGCCAGGTCCTGCCCCTCCATCCGGCCCTCGCCCAGCAGGGAGGCCCAGCCTCCCAAAGTGACCCATGAACAGTTCAAGGCGGCGCTGCAGATGGTGGTGGACAAAGGTGACCCCAGGACTACCCTGGAGAACTTTGTGAAGATTGGGGAGGGCTCGACGGGTGTCGTCTGCATCGCCCGTGAATGCCACAGTGGGCGGCAGGTAGCGGTGAAGATGATGGACCTGAGGAAACAACAGCGTAGAGAGCTGCTCTTCAACGAG GTTGTGATCATGCGAGACTACAGACACCAGAATGTGGTGGAGATGTACAGGAGTGCACTGGTGGGGGAGGAACTATGGGTAATCATGGAGTACCTGCAGGGCGGCGCTCTCACCAACATCGTCAATGAAACCAG GTTATCTGAGGAGCAGATAGCCACAGTGTGTGAAGGCGTGTTACAGGCTCTGTCTTATCTGCACTCACAAGGTGTCATCCACCGAGACATCAAGAGTGACTCCATACTCCTGACACTGGACGGCAGG ATCAAACTGTCAGACTTCGGCTTCTGTGCTCAGATCTGTAAAGATGTCCCCAAGAGGAAATCTCTGGTGGGGACACCATACTGGATGGCCCCCGAGGTGGTCTCCAAAATCCCTTATGGCACTGAG gtAGACGTGTGGTCTTTGGGtatcatggtggtggaaatggttGATGGTGAACCTCCGTATTTCAGCGAGACACCGGTGGCAGCCATGAAGAAACTAAGAGACGACCCTCCCCCAACCATCAAGAACACACAGAgg ATCTCTCCAGTTCTGAAGGACTTCCTGGGCTGTATGTTAACCCGGGACACCAAGCAGAGGGCCAGCGCCAGCAGCCTGCTGGAACACCCTTTCTTCCTGCAGGCTGGCACACCACAGTGCCTGGTACCACTGGTGGAACAGTACCGCAAACGCATGTCTCGCTGCTGA